The following coding sequences lie in one Deltaproteobacteria bacterium IMCC39524 genomic window:
- the argH gene encoding argininosuccinate lyase: protein MSDKLWAGRFTQPTDAFVEEFTASINFDQRLYRYDILGSVTHARMLARQQIITDGEAETIVAGLNEILLEIESGNFTFSVAREDIHMNIEARLIEKIGSVGGKLHTARSRNDQVALDVRLYLRDEVDAISAALKKLQTALLDQAEANLDVIMPGYTHLQTAQPVLFAHHMLAYVEMLARDTGRLHDLRSRLNLMPLGAGALAGTTFPIDREWVAEQLGFAGVTRNSLDTVSDRDFALEFCSFASIMMMHLSRLSEELILWSSADFAFIDLSDGFCTGSSIMPQKKNPDVPELVRGKTGRVYGNSISLLTLMKSLPLAYNKDMQEDKEPLFDTIDTVRGSLKVFAEMIAEMSIKSEQMRIAAARGFSTATDIADYLVRKGLPFRNAHEVVGKTVRYCVENAKDIPDLTLAEFQQFSGDIESDIFDYVTLEASVNARTATGGTARSAVEKELGLARQALKEG from the coding sequence ATGAGTGACAAACTCTGGGCCGGACGATTCACACAACCAACCGATGCCTTTGTCGAAGAATTCACAGCTTCGATCAATTTTGACCAACGCCTTTACCGCTACGACATCCTCGGTTCTGTCACTCATGCCAGAATGCTCGCCCGGCAGCAGATCATTACCGATGGCGAGGCCGAAACGATCGTTGCGGGCCTTAATGAAATCCTGCTTGAGATTGAATCCGGCAACTTTACCTTCTCTGTCGCCCGCGAAGATATTCACATGAATATCGAAGCACGCCTGATTGAAAAGATTGGTTCGGTCGGTGGCAAGCTGCACACCGCACGCTCAAGAAACGACCAGGTCGCACTCGACGTGCGCCTCTACCTGCGCGATGAAGTTGATGCCATCTCCGCAGCCCTTAAGAAGTTGCAAACGGCCCTGCTTGACCAGGCCGAGGCAAACCTCGATGTCATCATGCCGGGCTACACGCACCTGCAAACCGCACAGCCGGTTCTCTTTGCCCATCACATGCTCGCTTACGTGGAGATGCTGGCGCGGGATACCGGTCGTCTGCATGACTTGCGCAGTCGCCTCAACCTGATGCCTCTGGGTGCCGGAGCCCTTGCGGGAACAACCTTCCCGATTGACCGGGAATGGGTGGCCGAGCAACTCGGTTTTGCCGGTGTCACACGCAACAGCCTCGATACCGTCTCCGATCGTGACTTCGCGCTCGAGTTCTGCAGCTTCGCCTCGATCATGATGATGCATCTCTCGAGGCTCTCCGAGGAACTGATCCTCTGGTCGAGCGCCGATTTTGCCTTCATCGATCTCTCCGATGGCTTCTGCACCGGCAGCTCGATCATGCCGCAGAAGAAAAACCCCGATGTCCCAGAACTGGTGCGGGGTAAAACCGGCCGGGTTTATGGCAACTCGATCAGTTTACTAACGCTTATGAAATCCCTGCCCCTGGCTTATAACAAGGATATGCAGGAAGACAAAGAGCCTCTCTTCGACACCATCGACACAGTCCGTGGTTCACTCAAGGTCTTCGCCGAGATGATCGCCGAGATGAGCATCAAGTCGGAGCAGATGAGGATTGCTGCCGCACGCGGCTTCTCAACCGCCACCGACATTGCCGATTACCTGGTACGCAAGGGCCTGCCCTTCCGTAACGCCCACGAAGTCGTTGGCAAAACCGTGCGTTACTGTGTTGAGAACGCAAAGGATATTCCCGATTTGACTCTTGCCGAGTTCCAGCAATTCTCCGGCGACATCGAATCCGACATTTTCGATTACGTCACCCTTGAAGCTTCTGTGAATGCCCGCACAGCGACCGGCGGAACAGCCCGCTCAGCGGTCGAAAAAGAACTTGGCCTCGCCCGCCAGGCCCTCAAGGAAGGCTAA
- the dapB gene encoding 4-hydroxy-tetrahydrodipicolinate reductase yields MIKVAVTGAAGRMGGRIITLITEAEGLEVAGAIEMAGHARLGDDAGYVAGCGDLGVAITDSLEQALASADVLIDFTWPEVTIGNAEVCARLGKAIVVGTTGLNPEQREIIKRAAQSSPVVFAPNMSVGVNVCFKLLKDMAETLGEGFDVEIVELHHNRKKDSPSGTAVRMGEIVADALDRNYDEVANYHREGMCGERSQDEIGMQTVRGGDIVGEHTVYFIGMGERIELTHRAMSRDMFARGAVRAAGWLAEKPVGLYDMQDVLGLK; encoded by the coding sequence ATGATCAAAGTTGCTGTAACTGGGGCCGCCGGGCGTATGGGCGGCCGTATCATTACCCTGATTACCGAAGCAGAGGGATTGGAAGTCGCCGGTGCGATCGAAATGGCTGGACATGCCAGGCTCGGAGATGATGCCGGCTATGTTGCCGGTTGCGGTGATCTCGGTGTCGCAATTACCGACTCCCTTGAACAGGCCCTTGCCAGCGCTGACGTCCTCATCGACTTTACCTGGCCGGAAGTAACTATCGGTAACGCCGAAGTCTGCGCAAGACTCGGCAAAGCCATAGTGGTCGGCACAACCGGCCTGAACCCGGAGCAACGCGAAATTATTAAGCGGGCAGCCCAATCCTCACCTGTGGTCTTCGCACCGAACATGAGCGTCGGTGTCAACGTCTGTTTCAAGCTTCTCAAGGATATGGCCGAGACCCTCGGCGAAGGCTTCGATGTCGAGATCGTCGAGTTGCACCACAACAGGAAGAAAGACTCTCCCTCGGGAACAGCCGTGCGCATGGGCGAAATCGTTGCCGATGCTCTCGATCGTAATTACGACGAAGTCGCCAACTATCATCGAGAAGGCATGTGCGGTGAGCGCAGCCAGGATGAGATCGGCATGCAGACCGTGCGCGGCGGCGATATCGTCGGCGAGCACACGGTCTACTTCATCGGCATGGGCGAACGCATTGAACTGACCCATCGCGCCATGAGCCGCGACATGTTCGCCCGTGGCGCCGTTCGCGCAGCCGGTTGGCTGGCAGAAAAACCAGTCGGGCTCTACGATATGCAGGATGTCCTTGGATTGAAATAG
- a CDS encoding fibronectin type III domain-containing protein — protein MRFLRLFAFPVTSILRAALLVTISFSLVVSLSACGKKGPVRPKIAIQLKAPTDVTLQQQGNLFVLGWKIPSDNHDGSAEDLTGFIIKRLTYNATEDCPTCRTPEEEVAELSIKDPAPGQRIGDRIYWRDFNIREGTGYRYAIVPVTLGNIEAPFATIHLEVRQSPPAPSGLKAESGDGQIALQWNAPTLPEGLELLGYNLYRRQAKRPFPIVPVNVKPLQETQLLDRGLDNGRAYEYRVSALVSTGTQQLESMASPGVLITPQ, from the coding sequence ATGAGATTTTTGCGTTTGTTTGCTTTCCCCGTGACCTCAATCCTGCGAGCTGCGCTCCTCGTCACCATCAGTTTTTCGCTGGTTGTGTCGCTCTCTGCCTGCGGTAAAAAAGGCCCGGTCCGGCCGAAAATTGCCATACAGTTGAAAGCTCCGACCGATGTCACGCTGCAACAGCAGGGCAACCTTTTCGTCCTCGGCTGGAAAATCCCTTCCGACAATCATGATGGGAGTGCAGAAGACTTGACCGGCTTTATCATCAAACGCCTGACCTACAATGCCACCGAAGACTGCCCTACCTGCCGCACCCCGGAAGAGGAAGTCGCCGAACTTTCAATCAAGGATCCGGCACCAGGCCAAAGAATCGGCGACCGGATTTACTGGCGTGACTTCAACATTCGCGAGGGCACCGGCTACAGGTACGCCATTGTCCCTGTCACCCTTGGCAATATAGAAGCGCCGTTCGCTACAATTCATCTTGAAGTCCGGCAATCACCACCCGCACCCAGCGGTTTGAAAGCGGAATCTGGTGACGGTCAGATTGCATTGCAATGGAACGCACCCACTCTGCCGGAAGGGTTAGAGCTGCTCGGTTACAACCTGTATCGGAGACAGGCCAAACGGCCATTTCCGATTGTTCCTGTCAACGTCAAGCCCTTGCAGGAGACCCAACTGCTTGATCGCGGCCTCGATAACGGACGGGCCTATGAATATCGCGTCAGCGCACTCGTAAGCACCGGCACTCAACAGCTTGAAAGTATGGCCAGCCCTGGTGTGCTGATTACCCCTCAGTGA
- a CDS encoding NUDIX domain-containing protein, with protein sequence MDFKKQSIKTSIVACIIDDQKRVLLTRRCIEPFCGQWVMPGGKVDHGEPLAEALHREVREEVGLEVHIDGLLDVYEHLAIGDNNDHYVILYYRAHPLTVELVPNNQEVTEADWVSAERLAKYDMTPGTRHILAQIYPGVLQDPGNPDDELTNRNLAGIIDQQP encoded by the coding sequence ATGGACTTCAAAAAACAGTCGATCAAAACCTCTATCGTCGCCTGCATTATCGACGACCAGAAACGAGTCCTTTTGACCCGGCGCTGCATTGAGCCTTTTTGCGGTCAGTGGGTCATGCCGGGAGGCAAGGTCGATCACGGTGAACCTTTAGCAGAAGCACTGCACCGTGAGGTTCGTGAAGAGGTCGGTCTCGAAGTTCATATCGACGGACTGCTCGATGTTTACGAACACCTTGCCATCGGTGACAACAACGATCACTACGTGATTCTCTATTACCGGGCACACCCATTGACGGTTGAACTGGTACCGAATAATCAGGAAGTCACCGAGGCGGACTGGGTTTCTGCGGAACGACTTGCTAAATATGACATGACCCCCGGCACACGCCATATTCTGGCCCAGATTTACCCTGGCGTACTGCAGGATCCGGGGAATCCGGACGATGAACTGACAAACCGCAATCTGGCTGGAATTATTGACCAACAACCTTGA
- the dapA gene encoding 4-hydroxy-tetrahydrodipicolinate synthase, with protein sequence MFSGAMVAIVTPFDNQGQFAEETYRQLIDFQIENGTDVIVPCGTTGESATLDVDEHEYVIKVCLDQVNKRVPVIAGTGANNTAEAIHLSNKAKDMGADGLLLVCPYYNKPSQEGIFQHYKLLAEEVALPQILYNVPGRTGVNMTSSTTVRLAEFDNIVAIKEASGSLTQVSEILAKAGEKIDVISGDDFLTFPMMCCGAKGVISVSANAIPKQVKDMVEAVLNADYMMARKLHLEMLDFHNAMFIESNPVPVKKTLELMGKLQANVRLPLVDMSDETLEKLKTVLKKYAII encoded by the coding sequence ATGTTCAGTGGAGCCATGGTAGCGATCGTCACCCCTTTTGATAACCAGGGGCAATTTGCCGAGGAGACCTATCGTCAGCTGATCGACTTCCAGATCGAAAACGGCACTGACGTTATCGTGCCCTGCGGCACAACAGGAGAATCAGCGACCCTCGATGTTGACGAGCACGAATATGTCATCAAGGTTTGTCTCGACCAGGTCAACAAGCGTGTTCCTGTTATCGCCGGCACAGGTGCCAACAACACGGCCGAAGCCATCCATCTCTCTAACAAGGCCAAGGACATGGGCGCCGATGGTCTCCTGCTGGTCTGCCCCTATTACAACAAACCTTCCCAGGAAGGTATCTTTCAGCATTACAAGTTGCTTGCCGAAGAGGTTGCCTTACCCCAGATTCTCTACAATGTCCCGGGTCGTACCGGCGTTAACATGACCTCTTCGACAACTGTCCGCCTGGCTGAATTCGACAACATCGTTGCGATCAAGGAAGCCTCCGGCAGCCTGACCCAGGTCTCCGAGATTTTGGCGAAAGCCGGTGAAAAGATCGACGTCATCTCCGGTGACGACTTTCTCACCTTCCCGATGATGTGCTGCGGCGCCAAGGGTGTTATTTCCGTCTCCGCCAATGCCATTCCAAAGCAGGTCAAGGACATGGTCGAAGCGGTCCTGAACGCCGACTACATGATGGCTCGCAAGCTGCATCTCGAAATGTTGGACTTTCACAATGCCATGTTTATCGAGTCAAACCCGGTTCCGGTCAAAAAGACTCTGGAACTGATGGGCAAATTGCAGGCGAACGTCCGACTGCCCCTGGTCGACATGAGTGATGAAACCCTTGAGAAGTTAAAAACCGTTTTGAAAAAATATGCCATTATCTGA
- a CDS encoding argininosuccinate synthase, with amino-acid sequence MSKPQIKKAVLAYSGGLDTSIILKWLIEEYGCEVIAFSADLGQGEELDGIPQKAKDTGASACHILDLREEFVRDFVFPMFRANAIYEGRYFLGTSIARPLISKAQMEIAASEGADAVSHGATGKGNDQVRFELAYYHFDPSVTVIAPWREWDLNSRTALEEYAKKHGIPVPTSKKSPWSSDRNLLHISFEGDILEDPWAEAPEHMYVLSVAPEEAPDQAEYVEIDFEKGDAVAVNGERLSPAKLLAKLNELGGKHGIGRVDLMENRFVGMKSRGVYETPGGTILEEAHRAVESITMDREVMHLRDSIISRYATMVYNGFWFAPERIALQAMIDQTQQTVNGKARVKLYKGHCRVVGRDSDTNSLFNVDFATFEADEVYNQADAEGFIKLNALRLRIAAMQREVKK; translated from the coding sequence ATGTCTAAGCCACAAATCAAAAAAGCAGTCCTCGCCTACTCCGGAGGTCTTGATACCTCGATCATCCTGAAGTGGCTGATTGAAGAATATGGTTGTGAAGTCATCGCCTTTTCGGCAGACCTCGGCCAGGGTGAAGAACTCGACGGCATCCCGCAGAAAGCCAAGGATACCGGCGCAAGCGCCTGCCACATCCTCGACCTGCGTGAAGAATTCGTCCGCGATTTCGTTTTCCCCATGTTCCGCGCCAACGCCATTTACGAAGGACGTTACTTCCTCGGCACCTCGATCGCCCGGCCGTTGATCTCCAAAGCACAGATGGAAATCGCCGCCAGCGAAGGTGCTGACGCCGTCTCTCATGGCGCCACCGGCAAGGGCAACGACCAGGTTCGTTTCGAGCTCGCCTATTATCACTTTGATCCTTCTGTTACGGTCATCGCCCCCTGGCGCGAGTGGGATTTAAACAGCCGTACGGCATTGGAAGAGTATGCCAAGAAGCATGGCATCCCGGTACCGACCAGCAAAAAGAGTCCCTGGAGCAGCGACCGCAACCTGTTGCACATTTCTTTCGAGGGCGACATACTTGAAGACCCCTGGGCCGAAGCACCTGAGCACATGTACGTGCTCAGCGTCGCACCAGAAGAGGCTCCCGACCAAGCGGAATATGTTGAAATTGATTTTGAGAAAGGTGATGCCGTTGCCGTTAACGGCGAACGGCTCTCCCCGGCCAAACTGCTTGCCAAGCTCAATGAACTGGGCGGCAAGCACGGTATCGGCCGCGTCGATCTGATGGAGAATCGCTTCGTCGGCATGAAGAGCCGCGGGGTCTACGAGACGCCCGGCGGCACCATTCTCGAAGAGGCTCACCGCGCCGTGGAATCAATCACCATGGACCGCGAGGTCATGCACCTGCGTGATTCTATAATCTCCCGCTACGCCACGATGGTCTACAACGGCTTCTGGTTCGCTCCGGAGCGCATTGCGCTGCAGGCGATGATTGACCAGACCCAGCAGACGGTCAACGGTAAGGCACGCGTCAAGCTCTACAAAGGTCACTGCCGCGTGGTTGGCCGTGATTCCGACACCAACAGCCTTTTCAATGTCGACTTCGCCACCTTTGAGGCCGATGAAGTATACAACCAGGCAGACGCCGAAGGGTTTATCAAGCTGAACGCGCTACGTCTGAGAATTGCAGCGATGCAGAGAGAAGTGAAGAAATAA
- a CDS encoding RDD family protein — translation MNIICPHCNFSKTVDPAQVPDRPVKVSCPKCKKRFTFDKKLEKGEASANTATPQKDSLSSQAGGYQGRRIICNACGTVQPPAARCVQCGATIIATASPLNEQSYAGFWVRVLAYLLDSVLLITVQTALSLLINLTIGMLGIATEGDPAINTIIWLFGAVLSISYAVFFTGYCGQTPGKMVLRIKVIRTDGSPINYGRAALREVLGKFISSILLGIGYLMVAFDNRKQGLHDKIADTYVIKL, via the coding sequence ATGAATATTATCTGTCCACATTGTAATTTTTCCAAAACCGTTGATCCTGCTCAAGTTCCGGACCGCCCCGTTAAGGTGAGTTGCCCCAAGTGCAAAAAGCGTTTCACTTTTGACAAGAAACTCGAAAAAGGAGAGGCTTCAGCCAATACAGCTACTCCGCAAAAGGATTCTCTGTCATCTCAAGCAGGAGGCTACCAGGGGCGCAGGATTATCTGTAACGCCTGCGGCACGGTACAACCGCCTGCGGCTCGATGCGTACAGTGCGGCGCAACCATCATCGCCACAGCGAGCCCGCTAAACGAGCAAAGCTATGCAGGCTTCTGGGTCCGGGTTCTGGCTTACCTGCTCGACTCGGTTCTACTGATCACGGTGCAAACGGCACTCAGTTTACTGATCAACCTGACCATCGGCATGCTGGGGATTGCCACCGAGGGAGACCCCGCCATCAACACCATCATCTGGCTTTTCGGAGCTGTACTCAGTATAAGCTATGCGGTCTTCTTCACCGGATACTGCGGCCAGACCCCTGGCAAGATGGTGCTGCGCATCAAGGTTATCCGCACCGACGGCAGCCCGATCAACTACGGTCGCGCTGCCCTACGCGAAGTCCTTGGAAAGTTTATTTCCAGCATTCTGCTCGGCATCGGCTATCTCATGGTCGCCTTTGACAACCGCAAGCAGGGTTTGCATGACAAGATCGCCGATACTTACGTTATAAAGCTTTAG